A single window of Leptolyngbya ohadii IS1 DNA harbors:
- a CDS encoding calcium-binding protein: MTSSTQKQLNDILALLEENREIRPVRGRQFRGTRNDDVFFGRSGNVVANGRAGDDTLIGLRGIGRFSGGRGDDLLMSGDGADLLNGDGGADILAAGAGDDQLNGGNGTDFLDGGAGLDQLTGGNGNDQLVGGDGVDSLTGGADSDQFIYSGNLFANGTPALAGQTGIRVLNQPDVITDYTVGQDQFVFDRKDFGNANLVFQKGNAAQIGDGNVIVLQDAFAAAGAAARAIANNANVVADEGAFIYFNSTLGVNRLVYSSDLGDGGKISVLANLDNQRGPGGLTALSTYTAADFALG, translated from the coding sequence ATGACGAGTTCTACCCAGAAACAATTGAATGATATTCTGGCACTCCTGGAAGAGAACAGAGAGATTCGACCCGTTCGGGGCAGACAATTTCGGGGGACAAGAAATGATGATGTGTTTTTTGGCAGAAGCGGCAATGTGGTTGCTAATGGAAGGGCAGGAGATGACACCCTAATTGGACTACGAGGAATCGGTCGCTTTTCGGGCGGTCGGGGAGACGATCTCCTGATGAGCGGTGATGGCGCGGATCTCCTGAATGGTGATGGAGGCGCGGATATTTTGGCGGCGGGTGCTGGCGATGATCAGCTCAATGGCGGTAACGGCACTGATTTCCTCGACGGTGGAGCTGGTTTGGATCAGCTCACGGGAGGCAATGGTAACGATCAACTGGTGGGCGGAGATGGCGTAGATAGCCTGACCGGAGGCGCAGACAGCGACCAGTTCATCTATAGCGGCAATCTGTTTGCAAACGGCACGCCAGCCCTGGCAGGACAAACGGGAATCCGAGTGTTAAATCAGCCTGATGTGATTACTGACTACACGGTCGGACAGGATCAGTTTGTGTTCGATCGGAAGGATTTTGGCAATGCCAATCTCGTCTTCCAGAAAGGGAATGCTGCCCAAATTGGGGACGGCAATGTGATTGTGTTGCAGGATGCCTTTGCCGCAGCAGGAGCAGCCGCCCGTGCCATTGCTAATAATGCCAATGTTGTCGCAGATGAAGGAGCCTTCATTTACTTCAACAGCACTCTTGGGGTGAATCGCCTCGTGTACTCATCAGATCTGGGAGACGGAGGTAAGATCAGCGTTCTGGCAAATCTGGACAACCAGCGAGGACCTGGTGGACTTACCGCCCTATCCACTTACACCGCAGCAGA
- a CDS encoding peptidase domain-containing ABC transporter — protein sequence MTSVDTSLQPFVAQLFSTWLFSPLPAEIQKSIASELKLCSFRPGATIYAPNELPSLVHYVIQGRVRILGPEEDSPTVEIAEQGAILGWDSLLRRVPGGLVRAAVNLSEPDVREQDVLTLALSADTFESLALKYLMPALGDRISAFELFDALSRFFASLPTRLPEINLRELVQFIEREQLATVNHLLPKSLKPNSLQKNFSALPPDWIWLLSGGENLPVVPGTVIRSIEQLYSGYPSRFPIRLIGIERNFIASVVLQGQLPAAVPLPAALPPTIDLDAQQVPLRSSNQSFTQSSTRSSAESAALLPATSTTLSPPAELPAPDYPSDYPVWRSPTADPIEDVVTCLGMICQWFRVPYRPDFLRKWLKRRDLSQWDEFEVCSRVAEAIGLKADVIQFTPTASGLNRLPTPCLIQCQQILVVLYDVTPTKAIVASPRTGLLRLTPKELASRLTQEGTTSAQTVATVRAIGLQRLPQVPVKQFGFQWFLPVLLTQRGILVQVLVASLFVQLLTLANPLLVQQIIDSVIIAGNPDAMTAFGILMLLFAFFEAGLSILRMYLFASTANRVDLHLGIEIVRHLLHLPLNFFEKRPVGELSARLSELENIRQFLTSTALTVVLDVVFSLFYIAVMFLYSSRLAWCVLLSVPVIVLSTLLVSAIQKKLIRIKSDHHSRVQSYLVEVLGGIFTVKAQHIEPLVEATWRDRYVQYLSSGFKTVTVGTLFSSFNSLLNTVSSLLVLWVGADLVLKGELTLGGLIAFRILAGYVTAPLLRLAGLWQRFQETSLSMELLADIADFPAEEPPQAEGRLKLPAIQGHVQYDDVSFSFRPGSPQLVNVNLQIAPGSFVGIVGQSGSGKSTLMKLLPRLYQPQAGKIYLDGYDVNKVSLDSLRQQIGIVPQDAVLFEGTIRDNIALFEPMSDEAIMEAARVAEAHDFIMQLPEGYSTPVGERGGSLSGGQRQRIAIARVVARNPKLLIFDEATSALDYETEKRVCENLMRCFHDRTCFFITHRLNTITHADWILLMQSGIIAEQGTHQTLMAQRQLYYSLYTQQSRS from the coding sequence ATGACTTCTGTAGATACCTCGCTTCAGCCCTTTGTGGCACAACTTTTTTCGACCTGGCTCTTTAGCCCGCTGCCCGCCGAAATTCAAAAGTCGATCGCATCCGAACTGAAACTATGCTCATTTCGTCCCGGAGCCACAATTTACGCTCCTAACGAGTTGCCTTCGCTGGTTCACTACGTCATTCAGGGACGGGTCAGAATTTTAGGACCGGAAGAGGATAGCCCGACCGTAGAAATTGCGGAGCAGGGTGCGATTTTAGGCTGGGATAGTTTGCTGCGAAGGGTTCCGGGCGGATTGGTGCGGGCAGCAGTTAATTTGTCAGAACCAGATGTGCGGGAACAGGACGTCTTAACCCTGGCGCTATCCGCCGATACCTTTGAATCCCTTGCTCTGAAATACCTGATGCCAGCCCTGGGCGATCGGATCAGTGCCTTCGAGCTGTTTGATGCACTATCCCGATTTTTTGCGAGTCTACCCACGCGGCTACCGGAGATTAATTTAAGAGAGTTAGTGCAGTTTATTGAACGGGAGCAGCTTGCTACAGTTAATCATTTATTGCCCAAATCCCTCAAACCCAATTCCCTGCAAAAAAACTTTTCTGCGCTTCCGCCCGATTGGATCTGGCTGCTCAGCGGCGGCGAAAATCTGCCTGTCGTTCCGGGAACTGTCATTCGATCGATCGAGCAACTGTATTCCGGGTATCCCTCCCGTTTTCCCATTCGTCTCATCGGCATCGAGCGGAACTTTATTGCGTCTGTTGTGCTTCAGGGTCAACTGCCTGCTGCGGTTCCACTGCCTGCTGCACTGCCGCCCACGATCGATTTAGATGCTCAGCAAGTTCCTCTGCGATCTTCTAACCAATCTTTTACTCAATCTTCTACCCGATCTTCTGCTGAATCTGCGGCGCTACTGCCTGCAACCTCAACGACCCTTTCACCCCCTGCTGAGCTTCCTGCACCGGATTATCCTTCAGACTATCCCGTTTGGCGTTCTCCCACTGCTGATCCCATTGAGGACGTTGTGACTTGCCTGGGCATGATTTGCCAGTGGTTTCGCGTTCCCTATCGCCCAGATTTTCTCCGCAAATGGCTCAAACGCCGTGACCTGTCCCAATGGGATGAATTCGAGGTTTGTTCGCGGGTTGCAGAAGCGATCGGATTAAAGGCTGACGTCATTCAATTTACCCCAACTGCAAGCGGACTCAATCGGCTGCCAACCCCCTGTCTAATTCAGTGTCAGCAGATACTCGTGGTGCTGTACGATGTGACGCCAACCAAAGCGATCGTTGCCTCTCCCCGAACCGGACTGCTGCGCCTGACCCCCAAAGAGCTGGCGTCTCGCCTGACCCAGGAGGGCACGACTTCAGCGCAAACGGTTGCAACGGTAAGGGCGATCGGGCTGCAACGGTTGCCCCAGGTTCCGGTCAAGCAGTTTGGCTTTCAGTGGTTTCTGCCCGTTTTGCTGACCCAGCGCGGCATTTTAGTTCAGGTATTAGTTGCGTCTCTGTTTGTCCAGCTTTTAACGCTCGCCAATCCCCTTCTCGTTCAGCAAATCATTGACAGCGTGATCATCGCCGGGAATCCCGATGCAATGACTGCCTTTGGCATCCTGATGTTGCTGTTTGCTTTTTTTGAAGCGGGACTGTCGATCCTGCGAATGTATCTGTTTGCCAGCACTGCGAATCGGGTGGATTTACACCTGGGCATTGAAATCGTGCGGCATCTGCTCCACCTCCCGCTCAATTTTTTTGAGAAACGTCCGGTGGGTGAATTGTCTGCGCGTTTGTCTGAGCTGGAAAATATTCGTCAATTTCTCACCAGTACGGCGTTAACGGTCGTGTTAGATGTCGTATTCTCGCTGTTCTACATTGCAGTGATGTTTTTGTACAGCAGCCGTCTTGCCTGGTGTGTGCTGCTGAGCGTTCCTGTGATCGTTCTCTCAACCCTATTGGTTTCGGCGATTCAGAAAAAGCTGATTCGCATCAAATCCGATCACCATTCGCGGGTGCAGTCCTATCTCGTGGAAGTCTTAGGCGGCATTTTCACGGTTAAGGCGCAGCATATTGAACCCCTCGTCGAGGCAACCTGGCGCGATCGCTATGTGCAGTATCTCTCCAGCGGATTTAAGACCGTCACCGTAGGGACGCTGTTCTCTTCGTTCAATTCGCTTCTCAATACCGTCAGCAGTTTATTAGTGCTGTGGGTTGGCGCAGATCTGGTGCTGAAGGGGGAACTGACGCTGGGAGGCTTGATTGCCTTTCGGATTCTGGCAGGCTATGTTACCGCTCCCCTCCTGCGACTAGCGGGACTCTGGCAGCGATTTCAGGAAACGTCGCTTTCAATGGAGCTATTGGCAGATATTGCAGATTTTCCCGCCGAAGAACCGCCCCAGGCAGAGGGACGACTGAAGCTCCCCGCCATTCAGGGTCATGTGCAGTACGATGACGTGAGTTTTTCCTTCAGACCTGGATCGCCGCAGTTGGTGAATGTTAATCTGCAAATTGCCCCCGGTTCCTTTGTTGGAATTGTTGGGCAAAGCGGTTCGGGTAAAAGCACGCTGATGAAACTGCTCCCCCGTCTGTACCAGCCTCAAGCGGGCAAAATTTATCTGGACGGCTATGATGTCAACAAAGTCAGTCTGGATTCGCTGCGGCAGCAGATCGGGATTGTGCCCCAGGATGCCGTGCTGTTTGAAGGCACGATTCGGGATAACATCGCCCTGTTTGAACCCATGTCCGATGAAGCCATCATGGAAGCAGCCAGGGTTGCCGAGGCACATGACTTTATCATGCAGCTTCCCGAAGGCTACAGTACCCCCGTGGGAGAACGTGGTGGCTCTTTGTCCGGCGGACAGCGGCAGCGGATTGCGATCGCCCGTGTGGTTGCCCGAAATCCCAAACTGCTAATCTTTGACGAAGCAACCAGTGCCCTAGACTACGAAACCGAAAAGCGAGTCTGTGAAAATTTAATGCGCTGCTTTCACGATCGCACCTGCTTTTTCATTACCCATCGTCTCAACACCATCACCCACGCTGATTGGATTCTGCTCATGCAGTCCGGCATCATTGCGGAGCAGGGTACGCACCAGACGTTGATGGCACAGCGACAGCTTTATTACAGCCTTTATACTCAGCAATCCCGTTCCTAA
- a CDS encoding HlyD family type I secretion periplasmic adaptor subunit encodes MRLRPRKGNFLANLRQQYRSKLEQLEQDLNSGAISLPTPAGWTKQLTAAIVIGLTAGLGWSVVARVDVVVDAPGKLEPLSQSQTVQSKVGGAVSAVLVQEGQQVKQGQMLMQLDKTPLLNQLQSLLLQRNQLVRETAVLRLARQNASFDQINPAQIPPELLNRVQARFLLVAQISGDPSGLSPDQRQRYDLFQRQLQNLQAASQLQGSNLETQVAAIEAERQKDEFQVDVQQELLSRLQPLAQEGAIARTVVLQRMVEVNNLENELEQNQFRQRQLQINQLQSQVQNSQVVNQTYQDLQQQLLVLDKEFDATIQGNQQRLIQINAEVNQTQLELKNLDLRAPVEGVIFNLKARVPGAIAQPGEALVQIVPDESLIARVQLANNDIANIRVGMPVDIRVDAYPFTEFGSIEGVVTKVSREALPANSQTGGPTVFPVEIRLQQQFLQRGTKQSPLVPGMSLMANIKVRERAPISYITEELTKAIDGMRSVR; translated from the coding sequence ATGCGTCTTCGTCCTCGGAAAGGTAATTTTCTGGCAAACTTGCGCCAGCAATACCGCAGTAAACTGGAGCAGCTCGAACAGGACTTAAACAGCGGTGCGATTAGCTTACCTACCCCAGCAGGCTGGACAAAACAGCTCACTGCTGCCATTGTCATTGGGCTGACAGCGGGATTAGGCTGGTCTGTTGTTGCACGGGTCGATGTAGTCGTAGATGCGCCAGGGAAGCTGGAACCGTTATCCCAATCGCAGACCGTGCAATCGAAGGTCGGAGGAGCGGTGAGCGCAGTTCTCGTTCAGGAAGGGCAGCAGGTCAAGCAGGGACAAATGCTGATGCAGCTTGATAAAACGCCTTTGCTCAACCAATTGCAGTCCCTCTTGCTCCAGCGAAACCAGCTCGTCCGCGAAACGGCTGTGCTGCGCCTTGCCCGTCAAAATGCCAGCTTTGATCAAATCAATCCTGCTCAAATTCCGCCCGAATTGCTGAACCGGGTTCAAGCAAGGTTCCTGCTCGTTGCCCAGATCAGCGGCGATCCAAGCGGCTTATCCCCCGATCAGCGACAGCGCTACGACCTATTTCAGCGGCAGCTTCAGAACCTTCAGGCAGCCAGTCAACTGCAAGGTTCTAACTTAGAAACCCAGGTGGCGGCGATCGAAGCTGAGCGGCAGAAAGATGAGTTTCAGGTGGATGTTCAGCAGGAGCTTTTATCTCGATTACAGCCTTTGGCACAGGAAGGGGCTATTGCGCGAACTGTGGTTTTACAGCGGATGGTAGAAGTTAATAACCTAGAGAATGAGCTGGAGCAGAACCAGTTCCGGCAGCGGCAACTGCAAATTAACCAACTGCAATCCCAGGTGCAGAATAGTCAGGTGGTGAATCAGACCTATCAGGATCTCCAGCAGCAGCTTCTGGTGTTGGACAAGGAATTTGACGCTACCATTCAGGGAAATCAACAGAGATTGATTCAGATTAACGCTGAAGTTAATCAAACGCAGCTTGAGCTGAAGAATCTCGACCTGCGCGCTCCTGTCGAAGGCGTTATTTTTAACTTAAAAGCCAGGGTACCGGGTGCCATCGCCCAGCCTGGAGAAGCCCTTGTGCAAATTGTCCCGGATGAATCGCTGATTGCGCGAGTTCAGCTTGCCAATAATGATATTGCTAATATTCGAGTCGGGATGCCTGTCGATATTCGCGTAGATGCCTATCCCTTCACAGAATTTGGGTCGATCGAAGGGGTTGTCACAAAAGTTAGTCGTGAAGCCTTACCCGCAAATAGCCAAACCGGCGGACCCACGGTTTTTCCAGTAGAAATTCGCTTGCAGCAGCAGTTTTTACAGCGTGGCACCAAACAGTCTCCCCTGGTTCCGGGAATGAGCCTGATGGCAAACATCAAAGTCCGTGAGCGCGCGCCTATCAGCTACATCACAGAGGAATTGACTAAAGCGATCGACGGAATGCGATCGGTTCGCTAA
- a CDS encoding CHRD domain-containing protein: MSGLENHDHNQAGAIADPIAQPANNSPLPASTGSAQSADQTLDASLNQAFSPGDHNHAPPPGAGNFELHTSLDNVAVVKQLNRGARREVSFIENIGRRGDLMVLGGGDNVAIGSGSADVIDTRGGRLNTITTGSGKDTIILGAETTNRIFDFDPANDRLVIDTKGLDMKNIVVAQGKNAGRAGVDQPLDSANNAMVIDKATGHILASMPFIKAEQLLDSKTIVQMTNLAQKSLDVVRFDNVQQGDGQLTGTRGRDRMTGGGGNDFLYVGDDGFKFNTAKGGGGTEFPFATDSPGTSELNAELKNGVLRVNGTYKDFDGAPLFSQGEQVIDPKARILNGSNPQALVEGFLRVPKDVEGNPISGTHLHFSPAGDNRGNFADATVVRFFENTPTDAKSGTIKGEFELNPVEQAALLAGNMYVNIHTNMDVDGDGRAGFPTGENRVNLNRNVVQFT; the protein is encoded by the coding sequence ATGTCAGGACTTGAAAACCACGACCACAACCAAGCAGGTGCGATCGCCGATCCGATAGCTCAACCTGCCAATAATAGCCCCCTCCCAGCCTCAACTGGTTCTGCTCAATCCGCAGACCAAACCCTCGATGCGTCCCTCAATCAGGCATTCAGCCCTGGCGATCACAACCATGCACCCCCTCCTGGCGCGGGCAACTTTGAGCTGCATACCTCCCTTGATAACGTTGCTGTGGTAAAACAGCTAAATCGGGGAGCGCGTCGAGAAGTTTCCTTCATCGAGAACATCGGTCGCAGAGGAGACCTGATGGTGCTGGGCGGCGGTGATAACGTGGCGATCGGCTCTGGCAGTGCGGACGTAATTGATACGCGTGGCGGTCGGTTGAACACCATCACGACAGGAAGCGGCAAAGACACGATTATTCTGGGGGCTGAAACCACGAACCGTATCTTTGACTTTGATCCTGCAAACGATCGCCTGGTGATTGATACAAAAGGGCTGGACATGAAAAACATAGTCGTGGCTCAAGGAAAGAACGCCGGACGAGCCGGGGTTGACCAGCCGTTGGACTCAGCTAACAATGCGATGGTAATTGACAAAGCCACGGGTCACATTCTGGCGAGTATGCCGTTTATTAAAGCGGAGCAGCTCCTTGACAGCAAAACCATTGTTCAAATGACAAACCTTGCTCAAAAGAGCTTAGATGTTGTGCGCTTTGACAATGTGCAGCAGGGAGACGGTCAACTCACCGGAACGCGGGGACGGGACAGAATGACCGGAGGAGGTGGCAATGACTTCCTCTATGTTGGCGATGATGGGTTCAAATTCAACACGGCGAAAGGGGGTGGCGGAACTGAATTCCCCTTCGCGACCGATAGCCCTGGAACCTCAGAGCTGAATGCTGAGCTGAAGAACGGCGTCCTGCGCGTCAATGGAACCTACAAGGACTTTGATGGTGCGCCTCTGTTTAGTCAGGGTGAACAGGTGATTGATCCAAAGGCGAGAATTCTAAACGGGTCAAATCCACAAGCACTGGTTGAAGGCTTCTTGAGAGTTCCGAAGGATGTGGAAGGCAACCCAATTTCGGGAACCCATCTGCACTTCAGCCCCGCTGGAGACAATCGCGGTAATTTTGCCGATGCAACCGTCGTGCGATTCTTTGAAAATACGCCAACCGATGCAAAGTCTGGAACGATCAAGGGTGAATTTGAACTCAATCCTGTTGAGCAAGCCGCACTGTTAGCCGGAAATATGTACGTCAATATTCATACCAACATGGACGTTGACGGCGACGGCAGAGCCGGATTCCCCACAGGAGAAAACCGGGTTAACCTCAATAGAAATGTTGTGCAGTTCACCTAA
- a CDS encoding transposase translates to MVGSFRQRLSSLPDKRTGKNTRYGMEDAALSAFSVFFTQTPSFLAYQRMMEGSKGKSNAQSLFGVHQIPSDNQIRDLLDSVAPEHVFPVFEEILQGLEQQGQLADFRSTADTLLIALDGTEYFSSSQIHCANCSKRTLKSGETHYFHSVITPVIVCPGQSHVIPLVPEFIVPQDGHDKQDCENAAAKRWLAQQGQRWSGLNVTVLGDDLYCRQPLCQQLLDQQFNFILVCRPESHTTLYEHLAGIALPTVTTKRWTGKVEETYTYRYLNSVPLRDSEDALLVNWCEVTVSRPDGKVTYQNSFATNHSLSNENVAQIVLAGRTRWKVENENNNTLKTKGYNLEHNFGHGKQHLSSLLATLNILSLLFHTLLELLDQKYKLLRSHLPTRKTFFDDLRALTRYMYFDSWDHLLTFMLEGLELDIPPNTS, encoded by the coding sequence ATAGTCGGTTCTTTTCGCCAGCGACTGTCCTCGCTACCGGACAAACGGACTGGCAAGAATACTCGCTATGGAATGGAAGATGCAGCTTTAAGCGCGTTTAGCGTGTTTTTCACCCAGACCCCTTCATTTCTGGCATATCAGCGGATGATGGAGGGCAGCAAAGGCAAAAGCAATGCTCAAAGCCTGTTTGGTGTCCATCAGATTCCCAGCGACAACCAAATCCGGGACTTGTTAGATTCGGTAGCACCTGAGCACGTGTTTCCGGTGTTTGAGGAAATCTTGCAGGGGTTAGAGCAGCAGGGGCAGTTAGCGGACTTCCGCTCTACTGCGGATACTCTGTTGATTGCCTTGGATGGCACCGAATACTTCAGTTCAAGCCAAATTCACTGCGCTAACTGTTCAAAGCGCACGCTGAAGTCGGGAGAAACTCACTACTTCCATAGCGTTATCACGCCGGTCATCGTCTGTCCGGGACAGAGCCACGTGATCCCCTTGGTTCCTGAGTTCATCGTGCCGCAGGATGGACATGACAAGCAGGACTGTGAGAATGCCGCCGCGAAACGCTGGTTGGCGCAGCAGGGGCAACGCTGGAGTGGCTTGAACGTCACTGTTCTAGGGGACGACCTTTATTGCCGCCAGCCCTTATGCCAGCAGCTTTTAGACCAGCAGTTCAACTTTATCCTGGTGTGTCGTCCCGAATCCCACACCACCCTCTATGAGCATCTTGCAGGCATTGCTCTGCCAACCGTCACGACCAAGCGGTGGACCGGGAAAGTTGAGGAGACCTATACCTACCGCTATCTCAACTCAGTGCCTCTAAGAGATAGCGAGGATGCTTTGTTGGTTAACTGGTGTGAGGTCACAGTCAGTCGTCCTGACGGCAAGGTGACGTATCAGAATTCGTTTGCCACCAATCACTCTCTGAGCAATGAAAACGTAGCCCAGATCGTTCTGGCAGGGCGTACCCGTTGGAAGGTCGAAAACGAGAATAACAACACGCTTAAGACTAAGGGCTACAATCTGGAACACAATTTCGGGCACGGGAAACAGCACCTCTCCTCACTGCTTGCGACCCTGAATATCCTGTCCCTGCTATTCCACACGTTGTTGGAGTTGCTCGACCAGAAGTACAAGCTGCTGCGATCTCACTTGCCGACACGTAAGACCTTTTTTGATGACTTGCGGGCGTTAACCCGTTACATGTATTTCGACAGTTGGGATCATCTGCTCACCTTCATGCTCGAAGGGCTAGAGCTAGACATTCCGCCCAATACCAGTTGA
- the dinB gene encoding DNA polymerase IV encodes MTAVRKIIHVDMDAFYASVEQRDEPKYRGKPIVVGGSPNKRGAVAAASYEARRYGIYSAMPSRTAHQKCPHLIFVKPRFEVYRRISLQIREIFYRYTDWVEPLALDEAYLDVTENKFGIPSATWIAQTIKQEIYEETGLTASAGVSINKFLAKIASGMDKPNGLFIIPPEDAAAFVEQLPIEQFYGVGQVTAAKMHRLGIQTGADLKQWSQGDLVQHFGKMGQYYYQIARTEDNRPVQPNRIRKSIGAENSYDPDLSGRAQIETALEEVAETLKRRLESQRAAGRTLTLKVKYADYQQVTRSRTLVTPIGDRSVILGIAHELLDTTDIEHKAVRLLGLTISNLAGEAQERYVQLCLNV; translated from the coding sequence ATGACCGCAGTTAGAAAGATTATTCACGTTGATATGGATGCGTTCTACGCCTCGGTGGAGCAACGGGATGAACCCAAATACCGGGGGAAACCGATCGTTGTAGGCGGATCACCCAATAAGCGAGGAGCTGTAGCAGCTGCCAGCTACGAAGCAAGACGCTATGGCATTTATTCTGCGATGCCTTCTCGTACCGCTCATCAGAAATGTCCCCATCTGATCTTCGTCAAACCACGCTTTGAGGTGTATCGCCGCATCTCCCTCCAGATTCGCGAAATCTTTTACCGCTACACCGATTGGGTAGAGCCGCTTGCCCTTGATGAAGCCTATCTTGATGTCACCGAGAATAAATTTGGCATTCCGTCTGCTACCTGGATTGCTCAGACAATCAAACAAGAAATATATGAGGAAACGGGGCTGACGGCTTCTGCGGGGGTTTCCATTAATAAGTTTTTGGCAAAGATTGCCTCTGGCATGGATAAACCCAATGGTCTGTTTATTATTCCGCCTGAAGATGCGGCTGCTTTTGTGGAGCAATTGCCGATTGAGCAGTTCTATGGGGTAGGGCAGGTCACGGCAGCGAAGATGCACAGGCTCGGCATTCAGACCGGAGCAGATCTGAAGCAGTGGAGTCAGGGCGATCTGGTACAACACTTCGGCAAGATGGGACAGTACTACTACCAAATTGCCAGAACCGAGGACAATCGTCCCGTGCAGCCGAACCGGATTCGTAAGTCGATTGGTGCAGAGAATAGCTATGATCCGGATTTAAGCGGTCGTGCCCAGATTGAGACTGCACTGGAGGAGGTTGCAGAAACCTTGAAACGACGGCTGGAGAGCCAGCGGGCAGCAGGGCGAACGCTAACGCTAAAAGTAAAATATGCAGACTACCAGCAGGTGACACGCAGCCGAACATTGGTCACACCGATTGGAGATCGATCGGTCATTTTAGGCATCGCACATGAACTGTTAGACACAACAGACATAGAACACAAGGCAGTCAGGTTGCTGGGACTGACGATTTCTAACCTCGCGGGTGAAGCCCAAGAACGCTACGTCCAACTTTGCTTGAATGTTTAG
- the atpC gene encoding ATP synthase F1 subunit epsilon, which yields MPLTVRVVAPDKTVWDSTAEEVILPSTTGQLGILPGHAPLLSALDVGVMRVRAGKDWTTIALMGGFAEVEADEVTILVNGAERGDGIDRETARTAYSEAEAKLNQVRSSGSRQEQIQAERNLRRARARFQAAGGMVQV from the coding sequence ATGCCACTAACAGTTCGTGTTGTCGCTCCAGATAAAACGGTTTGGGATTCAACGGCAGAGGAAGTAATTCTGCCCAGTACGACCGGACAGCTTGGAATTCTTCCCGGTCACGCTCCCCTGCTTTCTGCCCTCGATGTCGGCGTGATGCGCGTCCGTGCCGGCAAAGACTGGACTACGATCGCCCTTATGGGTGGATTTGCCGAAGTCGAAGCCGATGAGGTGACGATTCTGGTCAACGGTGCAGAGCGGGGTGACGGAATCGATCGTGAAACTGCCCGAACTGCCTACAGCGAAGCCGAAGCGAAGCTTAATCAGGTTCGCAGCAGCGGTTCCCGCCAAGAGCAAATTCAAGCAGAAAGAAATCTCCGTCGTGCCCGTGCCAGATTTCAGGCAGCAGGCGGAATGGTTCAGGTCTAA